From the genome of Phycisphaeraceae bacterium:
TCTTATGCGAAAGGACGAGTTTCAGTTCAAGAACATGATTGACACTGCAATCGCGGATCTTCAGAGCTCTGGTCGGGTTGCCGAGGTGCTGCGGGAGTACGAGCCGATACCTGGCGCCTTTTATCGCGTAGCGCCGCCGTATGCACCGCTTGATAGCAAGCCAGATTGATAGTGATGCTGCGTTGCGAATACCACCGAGATGCTCCAAGTACTGCAGCAACACTGGCGGGAGCTACTACAAGGCCTAACCGTGACCCTGAAGCTTTGCGGGATCGCGTGGCTGATAGGGTTTCCGTTAGGTATTGGGTTTGGCTTGGCAGGTGCGAGGTGGCCGCGAAGTGCGGGGCGAGTCCTCCAAGCTATAGCGGTGCTATTCGCGGCCGTGCCCGTGCTCGTTGTGTTGTTTTGGCTTCACTATCCGGCTCAAGCGATGCTCGGCATGGTCATCGATCCGTTTCTCACCGCAACCGTCACCCTAATGGCTTACACCGCGATCCTGGTCGCAGACGCTGTCAGATTAGGGTTAGGCGACTTTCCTGCGCAGTTTGATGTTGCTGCAAAGGTTTGCGGTCTCCGCCACAGCCAGATTCTTCTTCGAATCAAGCTTCCCCTGATGTTTCGCCGGTTGCTTCCAACCGCACTCTCAATCATCGTAGTCATTTTGCAGGCATCGCTGTTCGCGTCGTTGATATCTGTTAACGAGATATTCCGCGTCGCACAAAGAATTAACTCCATGGTCTACAAGCCGGTGGAGTTATTCACCGCCTTGGCTCTGTTCTTCGTCGTCGTCTGCGTCCCTCTTCATATCGCCGCGATCGTGCTTCGGTATCGTTACACAAGGGACGTGTCTGAACGATGATTCGTTGTGTCGACCTTTATAAATCGTACGGACACACTCGGGTTCTGGGCGGCGTGAGTTTTTCCGTCGACAGTGGTCAGATCCTTGCAGTGCTTGGTTCCAGTGGCACGGGGAAAAGCACACTTCTAAGAGTCTTGAGTGGTGTCGAGGGGTTTGATCAAGGGCATCTCGTAGTTGACGGATGTCGTCTCGAGCCTGGGGGAGAGGCGGCACTGAGTCAGGAGGAACTGTGGCCAAACATCACGATGGTCTTCCAGGATCTGTTCCTGTGGCCTCATCTGACTAATCGGGAGAACCTCCTCTTGCCTGCACGGAATCGTCATGGGAGCAAGGCGGAGGAAATCTGCAACGCGTTGATCGAGCGGCTAGATCTGTCGGGATTCATCGATAGGCATCCCAACGAAGCATCCCGCGGTCAGCGCCAGATTGTTGCAGTCGCGCGAGCGCTCGCATTGAAACCTCGTGTCCTACTGCTCGATGAGGTGACCGCATCCTTAGATATGTCGCGGGCAGTAGCACTTACTGCAGCCCTGAGGGAAGTGGCGCAATCAGGGACCACCATTCTGCACGTAACCCATCAACTGGGATTCGCGCGACACACGGCCGACTCAATCATGTTTCTAGAGAATGGAGCAGTTGCTGAGTTTGGAAGCATCGATATTCTCAACACCCCGGCCTCTTCTGGGCTTCAGGCATTCGTAGCCTTGGCTAATCGCGCGAACTAGGGATCGGCGGCGATGTGACTCGCGCGGTTACATGAGAAAGTACGCGGTGAAGGGATGAGGTCGGACCGTTGTCAACTCCTGCTCGCACAAGCTTCGCGACGTCCTCTGAGGCCCATACTGACTGATTGTGTTGGTTGGCCGCGAACTGAATGGCATCGGCCAGCGTTATTCGATGCGAGAGCTCGGGAGTCAAGTGCCGCCCTGTGCGGACGCGGAACGCTGTTGATTTCCACGCGATGCGAGTGCCGAGGGCTTTGGGGTCCCGGCTCAAGAGGGCCGCAAGGATCGAAGAATCGAATAGCTCAATCAATGGGCCGAGCTCGAAGAACCATCGAATGTGTTGGCTCGCCATTGCATCGGTAGCGTGTCCGAGACCTATTACAACATATGGTACAACAGTATCTGGAAGGTCTGCTATTGCCTGCGCTAGCGCGGGCTGCGAGGGCGTGTCGCTTAGCGCGAATATACATGGAATCTTTGCGTGGAGCTCGGAGCGAAGCCTCTCTAGAAGGGCTAGGTATTCAAGATGCCACGTCATCGCGCCGGTACGGATTCGCTGAAGATCGGTCATGCAGATCGCGTATGCACCGGTTGCCTTTGCAAGCTCCTCCGTTAGCTCGCGGCGCTCATCGACATCCAAGAATGCCCCCTCGCCTGAGAGGTTCTTTGCGTGGCTTCTAAGCCGATTGCTGAACCCGCGGATCAGACTTCTCGTTATGACGCGATGTTCCCTTGAGTCAGATTGTAGGAGTTCTCCAACAAGAGTGGCGGCAGCGATGCAGTCCGATTGCACAGCGGACGTCGATGCAACCTGCTGACTGAGTGGAAGAAGAGCCGACCGCATCAGGCCAACTTCGCGGACCACCTCGTGGACCGCCCCGTCTACCGTAACCTTCGCGCTCGTTAACAACGCGGCAATTGAAGCGTCTCCTTGATCCTTGAAACTGGCGCGAGCTGCTGTTGCCTGATCCGCCATCTCAAGCATCTGCTCGCGGTGTCGCGCAACGAAGCCATACAGGAGCAGAATCGCCTGGGCTAGGCCAAGGACCAAGGACGCCGTCAAACCGAGCCCCACGCTGAGCAGGTGGACGAATCGCTCGGAGGAGGCCGACGCATGCGAGACTGCAGAATCAAGTGTCGCGGGGTCGGTGAGTGGAGGTAGATCCGGCAAACTCAGTTTGACAATCCAACTGACCGCTCCCGTCAACGACAGAACGATTGGGATGCCGACAACAACAACAAAAATGACCGCGGTAAGTACCGGATTGTTGAGGAGAAGTAGACCTAGACGCTCGACACGGTTCGTGGGCTGCGCGTTGGCCTGATCCATGGGCAGATCCAAATCTGGCCTGAGTGTATCCGAAGCAGCTGTATCAGCAGGGACTGATC
Proteins encoded in this window:
- a CDS encoding amino acid ABC transporter ATP-binding protein, translated to MIRCVDLYKSYGHTRVLGGVSFSVDSGQILAVLGSSGTGKSTLLRVLSGVEGFDQGHLVVDGCRLEPGGEAALSQEELWPNITMVFQDLFLWPHLTNRENLLLPARNRHGSKAEEICNALIERLDLSGFIDRHPNEASRGQRQIVAVARALALKPRVLLLDEVTASLDMSRAVALTAALREVAQSGTTILHVTHQLGFARHTADSIMFLENGAVAEFGSIDILNTPASSGLQAFVALANRAN
- a CDS encoding ABC transporter permease subunit; this translates as MTLKLCGIAWLIGFPLGIGFGLAGARWPRSAGRVLQAIAVLFAAVPVLVVLFWLHYPAQAMLGMVIDPFLTATVTLMAYTAILVADAVRLGLGDFPAQFDVAAKVCGLRHSQILLRIKLPLMFRRLLPTALSIIVVILQASLFASLISVNEIFRVAQRINSMVYKPVELFTALALFFVVVCVPLHIAAIVLRYRYTRDVSER